The following coding sequences lie in one Rutidosis leptorrhynchoides isolate AG116_Rl617_1_P2 chromosome 4, CSIRO_AGI_Rlap_v1, whole genome shotgun sequence genomic window:
- the LOC139845533 gene encoding mitochondrial ATP-independent inner membrane protease subunit 1a, translating to MNLWLSKFTGIAKESIGRAAVFAKFLCLLHVTNTYIFSPTLVYGPSMLPTLNLTGDVVLSEYISHRLGKVGPGDVVLIQSPENPRKMITKRIVAMEGESVSFLVDPSRSDRSRTVTVPKGHVWIQGDNIYASNDSRNFGPIPYGLIQGKVCCRVWPVNGFGSL from the exons ATGAACTTATGGTTATCTAAATTTACCGGAATTGCCAAAGAATCAATCGGCCGAGCTGCAGTTTTTGCTAAATTCCTCTGTTTACTCCACGTCACCAACACTTACATATTTTCCCCAACCCTA GTGTACGGTCCAAGTATGCTGCCGACGTTGAATTTGACCGGCGACGTCGTTTTATCAGAATATATATCACATAGGTTAGGGAAAGTGGGTCCAGGTGATGTTGTGTTGATACAATCGCCTGAAAACCCTAGGAAAATGATTACCAAACGAATTGTGGCAATGGAAGGTGAATCTGTTTCGTTTTTAGTTGATCCTAGTCGCAGTGATCGATCTCGTACTGTAACG GTACCAAAGGGACATGTGTGGATTCAAGGGGATAACATATATGCATCTAATGATTCTCGGAACTTTGGTCCAATTCCTTATGGTCTTATTCAGGGCAAAGTTTGTTGTAGG GTGTGGCCAGTAAATGGTTTTGGGTCGTTATAA
- the LOC139845534 gene encoding solanesyl diphosphate synthase 1, chloroplastic-like, which produces MLPATCHNLEFGRTGFADFSSCGCSFNSSFDLFNKRNYQRKVIRSVSRGFYGGGGGGCSGRRLICCRRDGNYAKCRVFSTEAPGTLVNGDVPGPPRVSSEKKETTNDLFEVVSDDLLTLNKNLQSIVGAENPVLMSAAEQIFSAGGKRMRPALVFLVSRATLALTGLEELTREHRRLAEIIEMIHTASLIHDDVLDESDMRRGQETVHQLYGTRVAVLAGDFMFAQSSWYLANLENLEVIKLISQVIKDFASGEIKQASSLFDCDVKLDEYLIKSYYKTASLIAASTKGAAIFSGVGNDVSEQMYQYGKNLGLSFQVVDDILDFTQSAEQLGKPAGSDLAKGNLTAPVIFALEKESKLREIIESEFCETGSLDEAIKLVMSSGGIERARSLAKQKADVAIQCLKCLPHSAFRLALEGMVKFNLERID; this is translated from the exons ATGTTGCCGGCGACATGCCATAATCTTGAATTTGGTAGAACTGGTTTTGCTGATTTTTCTTCTTGTGGGTGCTCTTTCAATTCTTCATTTGACTTGTTTAACAAAAGAAATTATCAAAGAAAAGTTATTAGGAGTGTAAGTAGGGGCTTCTATGGTGGCGGTGGCGGCGGTTGCAGTGGCCGGAGATTGATATGCTGCCGCCGTGATGGTAATTATGCAAAGTGTAGAGTTTTTTCTACTGAAGCACCTGGGACCTTGGTTAATG GGGATGTACCAGGCCCACCAAGAGTATCAAGTGAGAAGAAAGAAACTACTAATGATTTGTTTGAAGTTGTTTCTGATGACCTTTTAACATTGAACAAGAATCTTCAATCT ATTGTTGGTGCGGAGAACCCGGTTTTAATGTCTGCAGCCGAGCAGATATTTAGTGCTGGTGGGAAGAGAATGAGACCAGCTTTGGTTTTTTTAGTGTCAAGAGCCACTTTAGCACTTACCGGTTTAGA GGAACTCACAAGAGAACATAGGCGTTTGGCAGAGATCATTGAAATGATTCATACTGCAAGCTTAATACATGATGACGTGTTGGATGAAAGTGACATGAGAAGAG GGCAAGAAACTGTCCATCAGCTATACGGTACACGGGTGGCTGTTTTAGCCGGTGATTTTATGTTTGCTCAATCGTCATGGTACCTAGCAAATCTTGAAAATCTTGAAGTCATAAAGCTTATTAGCCAG GTTATTAAAGATTTTGCAAGCGGTGAAATTAAACAGGCGTCAAGTTTGTTTGATTGTGATGTCAAACTGGACGAATATTTGATCAAGAGTTACTATAAAACAGCTTCGTTAATCGCTGCTAGCACAAAAGGAGCAGCAATATTTAGCGGTGTTGGGAATGATGTCAGCGAACAGATGTATCAATACGGTAAGAATCTTGGTCTGTCGTTCCAAGTTGTCGATGACATTTTGGATTTCACACAGTCAGCAGAGCAATTGGGAAAGCCAGCTGGCAGTGACCTGGCAAAAGGAAACCTGACGGCACCCGTGATATTTGCTCTTGAAAAAGAGTCGAAGCTGAGGGAGATTATTGAGTCAGAGTTTTGTGAAACGGGGTCTCTCGATGAAGCTATAAAATTGGTGATGAGTAGCGGTGGGATTGAACGAGCACGGAGTCTAGCTAAACAGAAAGCTGATGTGGCAATTCAGTGTCTGAAATGTCTTCCTCATAGCGCATTTCGGCTAGCACTTGAGGGGATGGTCAAGTTCAATCTAGAGCGTATTGACTAA